The proteins below are encoded in one region of Segatella copri:
- a CDS encoding HlyD family secretion protein, producing MNKKIIKRIYNVVIILCFIGAIGWCFSHFYHGSDVVYTDDAQVNRHITPINTHVSGFIKEICFSDYQHVKKGDTLVIIEDSEFRLHVAQAEAGLRGSKAGSSVVSASMGTTTTNVQTASAGIEEARVDMMNAKQDFDRFAALMKKDAVTRQQYDNAYARYLGAKARYEQASSRKASAASVRNVQTQQLGGSRTGSHRPHPR from the coding sequence ATGAACAAGAAGATTATCAAGAGAATATATAATGTAGTTATCATCCTCTGTTTTATAGGAGCCATCGGCTGGTGTTTCAGCCATTTTTATCATGGTAGCGACGTGGTTTATACCGATGATGCCCAGGTGAACCGCCACATTACACCTATCAACACGCACGTATCAGGATTTATCAAGGAAATTTGTTTCTCCGACTATCAGCACGTGAAGAAGGGCGATACACTCGTCATTATCGAAGATTCAGAATTCCGCCTGCATGTGGCTCAGGCAGAGGCTGGTCTGCGCGGCTCGAAGGCCGGTTCTTCGGTTGTATCAGCCAGCATGGGAACCACCACTACCAACGTGCAGACGGCTTCGGCAGGTATCGAAGAGGCACGTGTAGACATGATGAACGCCAAGCAGGATTTCGACCGTTTTGCAGCCCTGATGAAGAAGGATGCGGTAACCCGCCAGCAATATGATAATGCCTACGCCCGCTATCTGGGAGCCAAGGCACGTTATGAGCAGGCAAGCAGCCGGAAGGCAAGTGCCGCCTCGGTTCGCAACGTACAGACCCAGCAGCTGGGCGGTTCGCGTACCGGTTCGCATCGTCCTCACCCGCGATAA
- the mnmA gene encoding tRNA 2-thiouridine(34) synthase MnmA, which produces MNIDEIKDKRIAVLLSGGVDSSVVVWEFAQLGLHPDCFYIKIGPEEKEEWDCSSEEDLEMATAVARKYGCKLQVVDCHHEYWNEVTRYTMEKVKAGFTPNPDVMCNRLIKFGAFDEKMGHNYDLIATGHYAQTETDENGDKWLVTSPDPVKDQTDFLAQIESWQLKKAIFPIGHHIKNEVREIAEEEHLINAKRKDSQGICFLGQINYNDYIRRYLGEKPGDVIEMETGKRIGEHKGLWFHTIGQRKGLGFGGGPWFVIKKDVENNILYVSHGYDPQSAYKKDFPLHDFHFLTREVAMQKVTFKIRHTPEYHPATIEKLEDGRWMIHSEEAIHGVAPGQFCVVYDEHHHRCYGSGEITV; this is translated from the coding sequence CTGAATATTGATGAAATAAAAGATAAGAGAATTGCCGTGCTCCTTTCGGGAGGTGTCGACAGTTCGGTTGTGGTTTGGGAGTTTGCCCAGCTGGGCCTGCATCCTGATTGCTTCTACATCAAGATTGGTCCTGAGGAGAAAGAGGAGTGGGACTGCTCTTCGGAGGAGGACCTGGAGATGGCTACGGCTGTGGCTAGAAAGTATGGGTGCAAGCTGCAAGTGGTTGACTGTCATCATGAATATTGGAACGAGGTAACCCGTTATACGATGGAGAAGGTGAAGGCGGGTTTTACGCCTAATCCGGACGTGATGTGCAACCGCCTTATTAAGTTTGGCGCCTTCGATGAGAAGATGGGGCACAACTACGACCTCATCGCCACGGGGCATTATGCGCAGACCGAAACGGATGAAAATGGCGATAAATGGCTTGTCACGAGTCCTGATCCTGTGAAAGACCAGACCGATTTCCTGGCTCAGATAGAGAGCTGGCAATTGAAAAAAGCGATTTTCCCTATCGGCCATCATATCAAGAATGAGGTTCGCGAGATAGCCGAAGAGGAGCATCTGATAAATGCCAAGCGCAAGGACAGCCAGGGAATCTGCTTCCTGGGACAGATAAATTATAATGATTATATCCGCCGTTATCTGGGCGAAAAGCCGGGCGATGTCATAGAGATGGAGACGGGCAAGCGCATAGGCGAGCACAAGGGTTTGTGGTTTCATACCATCGGCCAGCGCAAGGGCTTAGGCTTTGGCGGCGGTCCCTGGTTCGTGATTAAGAAGGATGTAGAGAACAATATCCTGTATGTGAGTCATGGTTATGATCCGCAGTCGGCCTACAAGAAGGATTTTCCTCTCCATGATTTCCATTTTCTTACGCGCGAGGTAGCTATGCAGAAGGTGACTTTCAAGATTCGTCATACGCCGGAGTATCATCCTGCTACTATAGAAAAACTGGAAGACGGCCGCTGGATGATTCATTCAGAAGAGGCAATTCATGGTGTGGCTCCCGGCCAGTTCTGTGTAGTTTATGATGAGCATCATCATCGTTGCTATGGCTCGGGCGAGATTACGGTATAA
- a CDS encoding AraC family transcriptional regulator has product MIELSEQNSYQEASLFCSDLSEWQEGPQVLTYGAILLCRKGRAVLNVNYKDWDLYEGAVITLFPNDVVEVKKVESSASCEGDTCAGMNASAFEVEMLKYNPSLLREASLQLEQTVYSALREDRCRQDSPVVTRIIDSMFSLLRLYFEQHDCTCISQLVLYQLKAFFIGFHEYLQRNPQNCPDEVKSYRVRELFNRFMKLMERDYKKSRDVNYYAEQMNITSKYLSNIVRQVTGHTPKIIIDQYVVLQLKMQLKRSAQSIKEMAWEYHFADASFFCRYFKKHTGMTPQQVRE; this is encoded by the coding sequence ATGATAGAATTATCAGAACAGAACAGTTATCAGGAGGCCAGTCTTTTCTGCTCCGATTTGAGCGAGTGGCAGGAGGGTCCGCAGGTATTGACCTATGGAGCCATTCTCCTTTGCCGCAAGGGCAGGGCCGTGCTGAATGTGAATTATAAGGATTGGGATCTCTATGAGGGAGCCGTCATCACCCTGTTTCCGAATGATGTGGTAGAGGTGAAGAAGGTGGAGTCTTCTGCTTCCTGCGAGGGGGATACTTGTGCCGGAATGAATGCTTCTGCCTTCGAAGTGGAGATGCTGAAATATAATCCATCTCTGCTGCGCGAAGCCAGTCTGCAGCTGGAACAGACGGTTTATTCAGCCCTGCGCGAGGACCGATGCCGGCAGGATTCGCCCGTGGTTACCCGTATCATCGACAGCATGTTTTCCCTCCTCAGACTCTATTTCGAGCAGCACGACTGTACCTGTATCTCGCAGCTGGTACTCTATCAGCTCAAGGCCTTCTTCATAGGGTTCCATGAATATCTGCAACGCAATCCGCAGAACTGCCCCGACGAGGTGAAATCTTACAGGGTGAGAGAACTCTTCAACCGCTTCATGAAGCTCATGGAACGCGATTACAAGAAATCGAGAGATGTCAACTATTATGCCGAGCAGATGAACATCACCTCCAAGTATCTTTCGAATATCGTGAGGCAGGTAACGGGGCATACACCCAAAATCATCATCGACCAGTATGTGGTGCTCCAGCTGAAGATGCAACTCAAGCGCTCCGCCCAGAGCATCAAGGAGATGGCATGGGAATATCATTTTGCTGATGCCAGCTTCTTCTGCCGCTATTTCAAGAAACATACCGGAATGACGCCGCAGCAGGTGAGAGAATAA
- a CDS encoding IS66 family transposase yields MKKDEIIVLLKKQLQLANEQLQQANATVSSLTTQVNELIERIKSLEELLVQKGIAIDKANRQNKALGKLVSGKKSERQEKNPQDSMTQEEFDKKKTEQAEKRKARKNNGAKRDMHYEMKEVHVTIDPVMDAEFLKTLRLFGTRTCIRYSMEPIKFIKTVYHINTYTDGSIMYPGKTPPALLLNSSYSPSFAAGLLQMRYIYSMPVERIIKYFADNGFTLRKATANKLIARSADVLENFYKAICQVVLQQDYVSADETYHKVLLAKTKPTDKGSKKGYFWAVSAPKLGLVFFVYEDGSRSEQVILNIFSDYKGTIQSDAYAPYRKLESDAYPDIMRIACLQHVKRDFIDCGKEDKDAQEVVDILNRFYREDKKHKVGVNGWTVEDHLAYRQSYAPDILQDLLEKLEEISSRKDLLPKSTLAQAVGYALNEYNAICDIFKRGDTALDNNYIERIQRYISLSRRNSMFFGSHEGASRAAILYSIAISCRLNGINLFEYICDVIEKTVEWQPNTPLEKYRDLLPDRWKKQQQH; encoded by the coding sequence ATGAAAAAGGACGAAATTATAGTACTTTTAAAGAAACAGCTTCAGCTTGCAAACGAACAGCTTCAGCAAGCTAATGCTACGGTGAGTTCATTGACTACACAGGTCAACGAACTCATTGAACGTATAAAGTCATTAGAAGAATTACTCGTCCAGAAAGGAATCGCCATTGACAAAGCGAATCGTCAGAACAAGGCACTCGGCAAGCTCGTTTCAGGCAAGAAGTCCGAACGTCAGGAAAAGAATCCACAAGACTCGATGACCCAGGAGGAATTTGACAAGAAGAAAACAGAGCAGGCCGAAAAGAGAAAGGCACGCAAAAACAACGGAGCCAAGCGTGACATGCATTACGAGATGAAAGAGGTGCATGTTACGATAGATCCAGTCATGGATGCAGAGTTTTTGAAGACGTTGCGTCTCTTCGGAACTCGTACCTGTATACGTTACAGCATGGAACCCATCAAATTCATCAAGACCGTGTATCACATCAACACTTATACTGATGGAAGTATCATGTATCCGGGGAAAACTCCGCCGGCTCTGTTGTTGAATTCTTCCTATTCACCTTCCTTTGCAGCAGGACTCCTGCAGATGCGATACATCTATTCCATGCCGGTAGAGCGAATCATCAAATACTTTGCCGACAATGGGTTTACGTTAAGGAAAGCCACGGCAAACAAACTGATTGCCAGAAGTGCCGATGTACTGGAAAACTTCTATAAGGCTATCTGCCAAGTAGTGTTGCAGCAGGATTATGTCTCGGCAGACGAGACATACCATAAAGTGCTGTTAGCCAAGACAAAGCCTACGGACAAGGGTTCGAAGAAAGGCTACTTCTGGGCTGTAAGTGCGCCTAAACTGGGACTTGTCTTCTTCGTATATGAGGATGGATCACGCTCTGAGCAGGTCATACTTAACATATTCTCTGATTATAAAGGTACCATACAGAGTGATGCATATGCTCCTTACCGGAAACTGGAGTCGGATGCTTATCCTGACATTATGAGAATCGCCTGCCTGCAGCATGTCAAGAGAGATTTCATCGACTGCGGCAAGGAAGACAAGGATGCTCAGGAGGTCGTAGATATCCTCAACAGATTTTATCGAGAAGACAAAAAACATAAGGTTGGGGTAAATGGATGGACCGTTGAAGACCATCTAGCCTATCGGCAGTCATATGCACCGGACATTTTGCAGGATTTATTGGAGAAACTGGAGGAAATATCTTCCAGGAAAGATTTGCTGCCCAAGTCTACCTTGGCGCAGGCGGTCGGCTATGCCCTTAATGAATATAATGCCATTTGTGACATCTTCAAAAGAGGTGATACGGCTCTCGATAACAACTACATTGAGAGAATCCAGAGATACATATCACTATCAAGAAGAAACTCAATGTTCTTTGGTTCGCACGAAGGAGCAAGCCGGGCGGCTATCCTATATTCTATCGCAATCTCATGCAGGCTGAATGGCATTAATCTGTTTGAATACATATGCGACGTAATAGAAAAGACTGTAGAATGGCAACCCAATACCCCATTAGAAAAATATAGAGACTTACTTCCTGACCGATGGAAAAAGCAGCAACAGCATTAA
- a CDS encoding ISL3 family transposase: MVLVSTATHAFCDRCGKKTTHTRGWQKRTVTMCPLGCKRFVLTLYMRRFYCQSDKHIFVEQQTKWLNKYARFSVRCIELMNLLHIHMSSVSTSKVMRKMGITCCPNTCINHLKKIQRLPDRTARNIGIDDFAKRKRHTYGSVIVDHDTGEILELIDSRDSSIVANVLKQYKKVNTITRDRGRCFIKAIKQGAPSAHAITDKFHVIEDLTSAVFPKILQEFLHKRMELLTQGLVGPIKPQISRGWLYNSIYAVLESMCKDARRIKKMTEWNTFMDLYARQGLTLSEIHDKTGFDGFKMGKLRNTKYEDLLNPTQLRAYKAIESITNRILCKKSLDYSVVTKGLHSTEKKEILKRLLFLLRGKWKEDWKAYDDAYKAFLAKATIRNEEYDLWNSIVHFNWKTKTETVRLFLQDLHVTDLAYYITTFQGILSGEVKMNLYKWINMVIGCGNEKMEKFAKGLIKDYSAINNSIASKLNNGILEGSVNKIKTAKRIMGGRASISLLQIKVSSNLDT, encoded by the coding sequence ATGGTTCTCGTGAGTACGGCTACCCATGCCTTCTGCGACCGTTGTGGCAAGAAAACCACTCATACCCGTGGCTGGCAAAAGAGAACGGTCACGATGTGTCCTTTAGGGTGTAAACGGTTTGTTCTCACCCTTTACATGCGCCGTTTTTACTGCCAGTCTGATAAACATATATTTGTAGAGCAACAGACGAAGTGGCTAAACAAATATGCAAGATTCAGTGTAAGATGCATAGAGTTGATGAACCTGCTTCATATACATATGTCATCTGTGTCGACCTCCAAGGTCATGAGAAAGATGGGAATCACTTGCTGTCCAAATACTTGCATAAATCATTTGAAAAAGATCCAAAGACTTCCAGACAGGACTGCCAGGAATATAGGCATAGATGACTTTGCCAAGAGAAAGAGACATACCTATGGCAGTGTTATCGTAGACCATGACACAGGCGAGATTTTGGAACTGATAGACTCTAGAGATTCTTCGATTGTGGCAAATGTCTTGAAACAATACAAGAAAGTCAATACTATCACTCGTGATAGGGGACGATGCTTCATTAAGGCTATCAAGCAAGGAGCCCCATCAGCACATGCTATCACAGACAAATTCCATGTCATTGAAGACTTGACGAGCGCAGTCTTTCCAAAGATTCTGCAGGAGTTTTTGCATAAGAGAATGGAGTTGCTGACTCAAGGTCTAGTTGGTCCCATTAAGCCACAAATAAGTAGAGGTTGGCTTTATAACAGCATATATGCAGTCTTGGAATCGATGTGCAAGGATGCAAGAAGAATCAAGAAAATGACTGAATGGAACACTTTCATGGATCTTTATGCAAGGCAAGGACTGACTTTGAGTGAAATCCATGACAAAACAGGGTTTGATGGATTTAAGATGGGAAAGCTAAGGAACACCAAATATGAGGACTTGCTCAACCCAACGCAACTAAGGGCTTACAAAGCCATAGAATCTATTACAAATAGGATTCTCTGTAAAAAGTCATTGGATTACTCTGTGGTTACCAAGGGGTTACATTCTACAGAGAAGAAAGAAATACTGAAAAGACTTCTTTTTCTACTGAGAGGAAAATGGAAGGAAGACTGGAAGGCATACGATGATGCCTACAAGGCATTTCTTGCAAAGGCAACTATCAGGAACGAAGAGTATGACCTTTGGAATTCAATAGTTCACTTCAACTGGAAAACCAAGACGGAGACTGTCAGATTGTTTCTGCAGGACTTGCATGTTACCGATTTAGCCTATTATATAACAACATTTCAAGGCATTTTGAGCGGAGAGGTCAAAATGAACTTGTACAAATGGATTAACATGGTCATAGGATGTGGTAATGAGAAAATGGAAAAGTTTGCCAAAGGACTGATTAAGGACTATTCCGCCATCAATAATTCTATTGCTAGCAAATTGAACAATGGAATCCTTGAAGGTTCGGTCAACAAGATAAAGACCGCAAAGCGAATTATGGGTGGAAGAGCATCGATTTCTCTTTTGCAGATAAAGGTCTCCTCAAACTTAGATACATAA
- a CDS encoding TolC family protein yields MIKKMMIAGLLIWGGSLWAVAQTRMTIAQLFERIEENSKSLRTSKSGVEAASIGIESAKSKKLPDLDASLSFSYIGNALMTDRDFSNAQGLKSPHFGNNFAFQAQQVVYAGGAINAGIRLAELGKQQAEVGVKLTRQQARFIALGQYLDLYKIDNRIKVYEKTSSSPASLSPTSRRNKPREWRSRTTSPDTNCRWRA; encoded by the coding sequence ATGATAAAGAAAATGATGATTGCAGGCCTTCTCATCTGGGGAGGCTCTCTATGGGCTGTGGCTCAAACCAGAATGACCATCGCCCAACTCTTCGAGAGAATCGAAGAAAACAGCAAGTCGCTACGAACCTCGAAATCGGGTGTAGAAGCTGCCAGCATCGGTATCGAATCGGCTAAAAGCAAGAAACTGCCCGACCTTGATGCATCCCTCTCCTTCAGTTACATCGGAAACGCCCTGATGACCGACCGCGACTTCAGTAACGCCCAAGGTTTGAAATCGCCCCACTTCGGCAATAATTTCGCCTTCCAGGCACAGCAGGTGGTTTATGCTGGTGGCGCCATCAACGCAGGCATACGCCTCGCCGAACTGGGCAAGCAGCAGGCAGAGGTGGGCGTGAAACTCACCCGTCAGCAGGCTCGCTTCATCGCCCTGGGACAGTATCTGGACCTCTACAAGATAGACAACCGTATCAAGGTATATGAAAAAACATCGAGCTCACCCGCCAGCTTATCGCCGACATCAAGGCGAAACAAACCCAGGGAATGGCGCTCAAGAACGACATCCCCCGATACGAACTGCAGATGGAGAGCCTGA
- the tnpB gene encoding IS66 family insertion sequence element accessory protein TnpB (TnpB, as the term is used for proteins encoded by IS66 family insertion elements, is considered an accessory protein, since TnpC, encoded by a neighboring gene, is a DDE family transposase.), with amino-acid sequence MFGLNENTQYYVCQRYVRMNMGINGLYQIVRTEMELPPLGGAVFIFFSKNRQQVKMLKWDGDGFLLYQKRLERGTFELPFFDPQSKQCKMPYKTLSAIMSGICLKSMRYRKRLNL; translated from the coding sequence ATGTTTGGATTAAACGAAAACACCCAGTATTACGTCTGCCAGCGATATGTCCGAATGAACATGGGCATAAATGGCCTGTACCAGATTGTGAGGACGGAGATGGAGCTGCCGCCACTCGGTGGTGCCGTCTTCATCTTCTTCTCCAAGAACCGCCAGCAGGTAAAAATGCTAAAATGGGATGGCGACGGTTTCTTGCTGTATCAGAAGCGACTGGAGCGAGGAACCTTTGAATTACCATTCTTTGATCCCCAAAGCAAACAATGCAAAATGCCGTACAAGACGCTATCTGCCATCATGAGCGGAATTTGCCTGAAAAGTATGAGATATAGGAAACGGCTTAATCTATAG
- a CDS encoding SLC13 family permease, whose product MTTTLIILVITVALFIWGRVRVDIVALTALAALLVLGILTPAEALAGFSSPIVIMMIGLFVVGGAIMQTGLAKLTGNKLMALSRGNETITFLLVMLVTSFIGAFVSNTGTVALMMPIIMSIAAGSGMQSSRFLMPLAFAGSLGGMLTLIGTPPNLVIDEVLTEGGYQPLAFFSFFPVGIIVIAIGIIVLMPLSKIFLSKKQSGKKKKQGKSLDDLVDEYQLLDNLHRYIVPSRRPSAALDENGEQMDIVGKTLKELSIQKKYGVSIIEIRNEKKSRLGLVKDVSQNMAKSSSTIQVHDTLYIIGEEEKMKRFASDYGLRKMKDVKIDFYDLGLTEIVVMPTSNFSGLRIGDANLRKRFGINVLGVKRGDEYITDNLIATKLHVGDMLLVQGEWTNLAHLATDTSNWVVIDQPEKTADKVLLDYKAPVAAAIMLLMIAMMVFDFISVAPVTAVIIAGLLTVFAGCFRNVEAAYKTINWESIVLIAAMMPMSTALEKTGASALVSQGLVESLGSMGPTALLAGIYFTTSLMTMFISNTATAVLMAPIALVAAQQVGVSPYSFLFAVTLGASMCFASPFSTPPNALVMKAGGYTFMDYVKVGLPLQIIIGVVMTFVLPLLFPY is encoded by the coding sequence ATGACAACAACACTTATCATATTGGTTATTACGGTAGCCCTATTCATCTGGGGCAGGGTGAGGGTCGACATCGTGGCACTTACCGCCCTGGCTGCACTCCTGGTTCTGGGTATCCTGACACCTGCCGAGGCGCTGGCGGGCTTCTCTTCGCCCATCGTCATCATGATGATAGGACTCTTCGTGGTGGGTGGAGCTATCATGCAGACCGGACTTGCCAAGCTTACGGGCAATAAGCTCATGGCGCTCTCGCGCGGCAACGAAACCATCACCTTCCTGCTCGTAATGCTCGTAACCTCCTTTATCGGCGCCTTCGTGAGCAATACCGGAACGGTGGCCCTCATGATGCCTATCATCATGAGCATAGCTGCGGGCTCGGGCATGCAGTCGTCGCGTTTCCTCATGCCACTCGCCTTTGCCGGAAGTCTGGGTGGAATGCTTACTCTCATCGGTACGCCGCCCAACCTGGTTATCGATGAAGTATTGACCGAGGGCGGTTATCAGCCGCTTGCCTTCTTCAGCTTCTTCCCTGTGGGCATCATCGTCATCGCCATCGGCATCATCGTGCTCATGCCGCTCAGCAAAATCTTCCTTAGCAAAAAGCAGAGCGGAAAGAAAAAGAAGCAGGGCAAATCGCTTGATGACCTGGTAGACGAATATCAGCTGCTCGATAATCTGCATCGCTACATCGTGCCTAGCCGCCGCCCTTCTGCCGCCCTCGACGAGAATGGCGAGCAGATGGATATCGTGGGCAAAACCCTGAAGGAGCTGAGCATTCAGAAGAAATATGGCGTGAGTATCATCGAGATAAGAAACGAGAAGAAATCGCGACTGGGACTGGTGAAGGATGTGAGCCAGAACATGGCGAAGAGCAGCAGTACCATTCAGGTTCACGATACCTTATATATAATAGGTGAGGAGGAGAAGATGAAACGCTTTGCCAGCGATTACGGCCTCAGGAAGATGAAGGATGTGAAGATTGATTTCTACGACCTGGGACTGACCGAAATCGTGGTGATGCCTACGTCTAATTTTTCCGGTCTGCGCATAGGCGATGCCAACCTGCGCAAGCGTTTCGGCATCAACGTGCTGGGCGTAAAGCGTGGCGATGAATATATTACCGACAATCTGATAGCCACCAAGCTGCATGTGGGCGATATGCTCCTGGTGCAGGGCGAATGGACCAATCTGGCTCATCTGGCTACCGATACGAGCAACTGGGTGGTTATCGACCAGCCAGAGAAGACTGCCGACAAGGTGCTCTTGGATTATAAGGCGCCTGTGGCGGCTGCCATCATGCTGCTGATGATTGCGATGATGGTGTTCGATTTCATTTCTGTGGCTCCGGTCACGGCGGTCATCATCGCCGGACTGCTGACCGTCTTTGCCGGATGTTTCCGGAATGTGGAGGCGGCTTACAAGACCATCAACTGGGAGAGCATCGTGCTGATAGCCGCCATGATGCCGATGTCTACGGCGCTTGAGAAGACGGGTGCTTCTGCCTTGGTTTCTCAGGGGCTGGTAGAGAGTTTGGGTTCGATGGGACCTACGGCTCTCTTGGCAGGTATCTACTTCACCACTTCTCTGATGACGATGTTTATCAGCAATACAGCTACGGCTGTACTGATGGCTCCTATTGCCCTGGTGGCGGCCCAGCAGGTAGGAGTGAGTCCTTATTCCTTCCTCTTTGCGGTTACGTTGGGCGCCAGCATGTGCTTTGCCTCTCCGTTCTCCACGCCTCCTAATGCGCTGGTGATGAAGGCGGGTGGCTATACGTTTATGGATTACGTGAAGGTAGGTTTGCCGTTGCAGATTATCATCGGCGTTGTGATGACCTTCGTTCTTCCGCTCCTGTTTCCTTACTAA
- a CDS encoding low molecular weight protein-tyrosine-phosphatase yields MTKKGKHTVLFICLGNICRSPAAEGIMKSLVEKAGLQDEFEIDSAGIGNWHVGQLPDSRMRKCGAEHGYNFNSHARQFQKSDFARFETIVVMDNENYRTITSMASSESDRKKVVRMADFLTHHREYTTVPDPYYGDYSDFELVITLLEDACQELLDSIIGEG; encoded by the coding sequence ATGACAAAGAAAGGTAAACATACCGTATTATTTATCTGCCTGGGCAACATCTGCCGCTCTCCGGCAGCCGAGGGAATCATGAAGAGTCTTGTAGAAAAAGCAGGGCTTCAGGATGAGTTTGAAATCGATTCTGCGGGCATCGGGAACTGGCACGTAGGTCAGTTGCCCGACAGCCGCATGCGCAAATGTGGCGCCGAGCATGGCTACAATTTCAACAGCCATGCCCGCCAGTTCCAGAAGTCAGACTTCGCCCGTTTCGAAACCATCGTGGTAATGGACAACGAAAACTACCGTACCATTACCTCCATGGCTTCTTCAGAGTCTGATAGGAAAAAAGTAGTGCGCATGGCCGATTTTCTGACCCATCATCGCGAATACACCACCGTTCCCGATCCGTATTATGGCGACTATAGCGACTTCGAGCTCGTCATCACGCTTCTCGAAGATGCCTGCCAGGAGTTACTGGACAGCATTATCGGGGAAGGGTAA